Proteins from a single region of Bacillus sp. (in: firmicutes):
- a CDS encoding DUF542 domain-containing protein — protein sequence MNQIISINNKTTLGELVTYFPAITTRLNELHIDYCCQGDRALEAVIEEAGLTPDFVTELQNAYNDFLASPDKELPVTELSDEELIDLILEIHHQPERVLLKELDQLLNKILLAHYDHDKELVLMLHKNFSELKMELEIHFAKEEKELFPAIRKLNKTPEEREAIRLNILELEGDHDGAGEIIKHLIKETNDFTPPEFACPTMKAAYAKLHELADDIFLHIVKENSVLFKRYE from the coding sequence ATGAATCAAATTATTTCTATTAACAATAAAACAACACTTGGTGAACTTGTAACTTATTTCCCTGCCATTACTACACGCCTGAATGAACTGCATATAGACTATTGTTGCCAAGGGGATCGTGCACTTGAAGCCGTTATAGAAGAAGCGGGGCTAACACCGGATTTCGTTACTGAGCTACAGAACGCATACAACGACTTTTTAGCTTCACCAGACAAGGAACTGCCAGTAACTGAGTTATCAGACGAAGAACTCATCGATCTTATTCTTGAAATCCATCATCAACCAGAGCGTGTTTTATTAAAGGAATTAGATCAACTGCTAAATAAAATTTTGCTTGCCCACTATGACCATGACAAAGAACTAGTTTTAATGCTGCATAAAAACTTCAGTGAGTTAAAGATGGAGTTAGAGATACATTTCGCCAAAGAGGAAAAGGAACTCTTCCCGGCAATTCGCAAACTTAATAAAACGCCGGAGGAAAGGGAGGCAATCCGCTTAAACATTCTCGAATTAGAAGGTGACCACGATGGCGCCGGGGAGATTATTAAGCACTTAATCAAAGAAACGAACGATTTTACGCCACCGGAGTTTGCGTGCCCTACGATGAAAGCAGCCTATGCGAAACTTCATGAATTAGCAGATGATATTTTCCTTCATATTGTTAAGGAAAATAGCGTACTATTCAAGCGCTACGAATAA